The genomic region CGGCCTGGCGCGCCATCCCGGCGGCACGCACGGCTTCGTCACCGTTGTGGATACGGCCCAGGGCTTCGAGTTTTTCCTGCTGGAAACTCTGGATACCAATCGACAGCCGATTGATCCCCAGCTTGCGGTACGCCACGAACTTCTCTTGCTCGAAGGTGCCAGGGTTGGCTTCCAGGGTGATCTCGATGTCGCTGGCAAACGGGACGCGCGCTTCCACGCCCTTGAGCAACCGGCCCAGCGCAGTGGCGCTGAACAGGCTCGGGGTGCCGCCGCCGAAAAAGATCGAACTCAGCTCACGGCCATACACCGCGTGCAGGTCCTGATCGAGGTCGGCCAGCAATGCGTCGACGTACTCTTCTTCCGGCAGCACTTTACTCGCGGTGTGGGAGTTGAAGTCGCAATAGGGGCATTTGCGCACGCACCACGGGATGTGGATGTACAGCGCCAGGGGCGGCAGGTGAGGCAGGGCCGCCCGAGGTGTTTGCGCGCCACCGAGAATCAGTGGCTGCGCGGAGGTGTTCTGGGTCATTTCAGGCCCAGACGCTGGCGCAGCAAATCCATTGCGCGGGCGCGGTGGCTGATCTGGTTCTTGTCGGCCGGGCTCAGTTCGGCACTGGAGACATTGCGCTCCGGCACCCAGAACAGCGGGTCGTAGCCAAAGCCGTGCTCGCCGCTGGCCGCGTGCAGGATGCGACCGTGCCACAGGCCTTCACAGAGGATCGGCAGTGGATCATCGGCGTGACGCACCAGGGCCAGTACGCAGACGAACTGTGCGCCGCGCTTCGCGTCGGGCACGTCCTTGAGGGCGTCGAGCAGTTTGGCGTTGTTGGCCGCATCGCCTT from Pseudomonas yamanorum harbors:
- the rdgB gene encoding RdgB/HAM1 family non-canonical purine NTP pyrophosphatase, whose translation is MMNLTQLVLASHNAGKLKELQAMLGDSVQLRSIGEFSQVEPEETGLSFVENAILKARNAARISGLPALADDSGLAVDFLGGAPGIYSARYADGKGDAANNAKLLDALKDVPDAKRGAQFVCVLALVRHADDPLPILCEGLWHGRILHAASGEHGFGYDPLFWVPERNVSSAELSPADKNQISHRARAMDLLRQRLGLK